The following are from one region of the Gammaproteobacteria bacterium genome:
- a CDS encoding cobyric acid synthase, producing MNTQTLMVQGTTSDAGKSMLVTALCRWLARQGVRVAPFKPQNMALNSAVTRDSGEIGRAQAVQALAAGLAPHTDMNPVLLKPNTDKHAQIIIHGHALTNMDASGFHDYKSIALQAVLESHTRLCAQYERIIAEGAGSPAEINLRTNDIANMGFAEAVDCPVIVIADIDRGGVFAHLAGTLALLSESEQARIQGFVINRFRGDKTLLDPGLDWLERYTGKPVLGVLPYLQGLHLEAEDALPHANDLIASAEEQHLRIIIPALPRISNHTDFDPLRLHPQVHVQFIGPGETIPSADLIILPGSKNVRADLDWLRQQGWESAIQRHLRYGGKLLGICGGFQMLGKRIHDPHGLEGDAGSAPGLAFFDIETTLEPHKILRNAHGRLTFNDATVTGYEIHAGVTTYHAPYQPLVHLPQSQDGAVSDDGSILGTYLHGIFTSTAARKALLAWAGLDTQVEMPDYQTICNAAIDRLADCVEQYLDTAQLNRLLNLGAQSS from the coding sequence ATGAACACGCAAACACTGATGGTCCAGGGTACCACGTCGGATGCCGGCAAAAGCATGCTGGTGACGGCGCTATGCCGCTGGCTGGCGCGTCAAGGCGTGCGGGTAGCGCCGTTCAAGCCGCAGAACATGGCGCTCAATAGCGCGGTTACCCGTGATAGCGGGGAAATCGGCCGGGCGCAAGCGGTGCAGGCTTTGGCCGCCGGATTGGCACCACATACCGACATGAATCCGGTATTGCTCAAACCCAACACCGACAAGCATGCGCAAATCATCATTCACGGTCATGCGCTCACCAATATGGATGCCAGCGGTTTTCATGACTATAAATCGATCGCGCTGCAAGCTGTGCTCGAATCGCACACGCGGCTTTGCGCTCAATACGAGCGGATCATCGCCGAAGGCGCGGGCTCACCGGCGGAAATCAACCTGCGCACCAACGACATCGCCAATATGGGGTTTGCCGAAGCAGTCGATTGCCCGGTCATTGTCATCGCCGATATCGACCGCGGCGGTGTTTTCGCCCATCTGGCAGGCACATTGGCACTACTGAGTGAAAGCGAACAAGCGCGCATCCAGGGATTTGTCATCAACCGCTTTCGTGGCGACAAAACATTACTCGACCCCGGATTGGATTGGCTGGAACGCTATACCGGCAAACCGGTATTGGGTGTTTTGCCATACTTGCAAGGATTGCACCTCGAAGCGGAAGACGCGTTACCGCACGCTAATGATCTTATTGCGTCAGCGGAAGAACAGCATCTGCGGATTATCATTCCGGCATTACCGCGCATCAGCAATCACACCGATTTCGATCCGCTGCGCTTGCACCCGCAGGTACACGTGCAGTTTATCGGTCCCGGTGAAACCATTCCATCGGCGGATTTGATCATTTTACCTGGCTCAAAAAATGTCCGTGCGGATCTCGATTGGTTGCGTCAGCAAGGCTGGGAATCGGCAATTCAGAGGCACTTACGTTACGGCGGAAAGTTGCTGGGAATCTGCGGCGGTTTTCAAATGCTCGGCAAACGAATTCATGATCCGCATGGTTTGGAAGGCGATGCCGGTAGCGCGCCAGGACTGGCATTTTTCGATATAGAAACAACATTGGAGCCGCACAAGATTCTGCGCAACGCGCACGGCCGGTTGACTTTCAACGACGCAACCGTGACCGGCTACGAGATCCACGCGGGAGTCACTACTTATCACGCACCTTATCAACCGCTTGTTCATCTGCCGCAAAGTCAGGATGGTGCGGTCAGCGATGACGGTTCGATACTGGGAACCTATCTGCACGGCATTTTTACATCCACGGCTGCTCGCAAAGCGCTCCTAGCTTGGGCCGGATTGGACACCCAAGTGGAAATGCCCGATTACCAAACGATCTGCAACGCCGCCATCGACCGGCTGGCGGATTGTGTCGAACAATACCTCGATACCGCGCAACTGAATCGGTTGCTCAACTTGGGCGCACAGTCATCATGA
- the cobU gene encoding bifunctional adenosylcobinamide kinase/adenosylcobinamide-phosphate guanylyltransferase, producing the protein MTATRTLILGGVRSGKSRLAERLAMESRLPVTYIATATGDDAEMRARIAAHRARRPDHWQVIEEPLQLASVLTQHTNEERCLLVDCLTLWLTNWLLHPEAARLDAERTAFLNALSQATGRLILVSNETNMGIVPMGELSRRYCDEAGQLHQAAAQCCDQVILTVAGLPLVLKGEPV; encoded by the coding sequence ATGACAGCCACCAGAACCTTGATTCTGGGCGGTGTGCGTTCCGGCAAAAGCCGCCTGGCGGAGCGTCTGGCGATGGAAAGCCGATTGCCGGTTACCTATATCGCCACGGCAACCGGCGATGACGCTGAAATGCGCGCGCGGATCGCCGCACACCGGGCACGGCGGCCCGATCACTGGCAAGTCATCGAGGAACCGCTGCAACTGGCATCCGTATTGACGCAACATACCAACGAGGAACGCTGTCTATTGGTCGATTGCCTGACGCTCTGGTTGACGAACTGGTTGCTTCATCCGGAGGCGGCGCGATTGGACGCCGAACGTACCGCATTTCTCAACGCACTTTCTCAGGCAACCGGCAGGTTGATTCTGGTCAGCAATGAAACCAACATGGGCATCGTACCGATGGGAGAATTGAGCCGCCGTTATTGTGACGAAGCGGGTCAATTACATCAGGCAGCCGCGCAGTGCTGCGACCAAGTGATTTTGACCGTCGCCGGCTTGCCTTTGGTGTTGAAAGGAGAGCCGGTATGA
- the cobT gene encoding nicotinate-nucleotide--dimethylbenzimidazole phosphoribosyltransferase produces the protein MTPSATFDWLKAPLAQPNAEMHRLAQHRQMQLTKPPGALGRLEEIAIRLAALQNTQQPGADRAYIAIFAADHGVAAEGVSAFPQSVTAEMIRNFARGGGAINVLARTLGALLEIINLGTVQAMPALANVRDCRIGAGTANFIHEPAMTWEQLSQALTVGYETTERAQKDGQQLFIGGEMGIGNTTSATALACLLLHEDPVLLTGRGTGLDAAGVMHKMAIIKRALALHRPQINSPLDALRRVGGFEIAALTGAYIRGAQLGLPVLIDGFISSAAALAAEHIAPGCKEWFIFSHRSAESGHAAILKALDADPLIDLNMRLGEGSGAAVALNLLRMACALHNEMATFSEAHVSRND, from the coding sequence ATGACGCCATCGGCAACCTTCGATTGGCTGAAAGCGCCGCTGGCTCAACCCAATGCGGAAATGCACCGGTTAGCGCAGCACCGTCAGATGCAACTCACCAAACCGCCGGGGGCGCTCGGCCGTTTGGAGGAAATCGCCATCCGGCTGGCTGCACTGCAAAATACCCAACAACCCGGTGCTGATCGCGCATATATCGCCATTTTTGCAGCGGATCACGGCGTCGCCGCTGAAGGCGTTTCCGCATTTCCGCAATCGGTTACCGCTGAAATGATCCGGAATTTTGCCCGCGGCGGCGGTGCCATCAATGTTCTGGCACGTACCTTGGGTGCCTTGCTGGAAATTATTAACCTGGGAACCGTGCAGGCTATGCCAGCGCTGGCAAATGTCAGGGATTGCCGCATCGGAGCGGGAACGGCCAATTTTATCCATGAACCCGCGATGACCTGGGAGCAACTCAGCCAGGCGCTGACGGTCGGCTATGAAACGACCGAACGCGCACAAAAAGACGGCCAGCAACTTTTCATCGGCGGCGAAATGGGCATCGGCAATACCACCAGCGCCACTGCGTTGGCGTGTCTTTTGTTGCATGAGGATCCGGTGCTGCTGACCGGGCGCGGCACCGGACTGGATGCGGCAGGCGTCATGCACAAGATGGCAATCATCAAACGCGCCTTAGCCCTGCACCGGCCGCAGATCAACTCTCCATTGGATGCACTGCGCCGTGTCGGCGGATTTGAAATCGCCGCATTGACGGGAGCCTATATTCGCGGCGCGCAACTCGGTTTGCCGGTGCTGATCGATGGATTTATCAGCTCAGCCGCTGCACTGGCCGCCGAGCATATTGCACCGGGTTGCAAGGAATGGTTCATTTTTTCGCACCGGTCTGCGGAATCCGGGCACGCAGCCATCCTCAAAGCACTCGATGCCGATCCTTTGATCGATTTGAACATGCGCTTGGGAGAAGGCAGCGGAGCCGCCGTGGCGCTCAACCTGTTGCGCATGGCGTGCGCGTTGCATAATGAAATGGCGACTTTCTCCGAAGCGCACGTTTCCCGGAACGATTAA
- a CDS encoding alpha-ribazole phosphatase family protein: MTTYIDLLRHGETENSHRYCGSSDYPLTRTGWQQMWKTTEDQTPQWQHIITSPLIRCADFAQALGQRYSISVTCDNRIREIHFGAWEGCSAAELQQSDADALSRFWQNPLDHPPPDGEHLLDFEARVLSAWKDIQAQFCGKRILLITHGGVIRILVCHILHHPLERLLDIDVCHASMRQVCIKPDILPRVTLVAGPH, translated from the coding sequence TTGACGACTTATATCGATTTGCTGCGGCACGGCGAAACCGAAAATAGTCATCGCTATTGCGGCAGCTCGGATTATCCGTTGACACGGACCGGCTGGCAGCAAATGTGGAAAACCACTGAGGATCAAACGCCGCAATGGCAGCATATCATTACTTCGCCGTTAATTCGTTGCGCAGATTTTGCACAGGCGCTGGGGCAGCGATATTCAATTTCCGTCACGTGCGATAACCGCATCCGGGAAATTCATTTTGGCGCTTGGGAAGGTTGCTCTGCTGCTGAATTGCAGCAAAGCGACGCCGATGCGTTATCCCGTTTCTGGCAAAACCCGCTTGATCATCCGCCGCCTGATGGCGAACATTTACTGGATTTTGAGGCACGCGTTTTGTCAGCCTGGAAAGATATACAAGCACAATTTTGCGGTAAAAGAATTTTACTGATCACGCATGGCGGCGTCATTCGCATCCTTGTTTGTCATATTCTGCACCACCCGCTCGAGCGATTGCTGGATATCGATGTGTGCCATGCCAGCATGCGGCAGGTTTGCATAAAACCGGATATACTGCCGCGCGTCACGCTGGTTGCGGGGCCGCACTGA
- a CDS encoding adenosylcobinamide-GDP ribazoletransferase, producing MIKPFLVAIQFLTRLPVRLAAQLDEKDLGYSLLFYPLVGAMIGFILVGIGWLMTGVPPLVASALLVTAWIILTGGLHLDGLADSADAWIGGLGDRDKTMAIMKDPNCGPAGVSAIVLITLLKFVSLYTLTIANEWTAIILATVLARTLLPLLFLTTPYVRKNGLGSPLAAFQPRRWSIVVIIVTFVLIFFLTVNRYLWLALAAIITFLFLRHLMLRRIGGTTGDTAGALVEIAETAILLTAVIAIR from the coding sequence ATGATCAAACCATTTCTTGTCGCCATACAATTTTTAACCCGGCTGCCTGTACGATTGGCAGCACAACTGGACGAAAAAGATCTCGGCTATTCATTACTTTTCTATCCGTTGGTAGGCGCCATGATCGGATTCATTTTGGTGGGAATAGGTTGGCTTATGACCGGCGTACCGCCATTGGTGGCTTCTGCCTTGCTGGTCACCGCTTGGATCATATTGACCGGAGGACTCCATTTGGATGGTTTGGCGGATAGCGCAGATGCCTGGATCGGCGGATTAGGCGATCGGGATAAAACAATGGCGATCATGAAAGACCCGAATTGCGGTCCGGCTGGTGTGTCAGCAATCGTATTGATCACCCTGCTGAAATTCGTCTCGCTGTACACTTTGACCATTGCGAACGAATGGACCGCCATCATACTGGCAACCGTCCTTGCGAGAACATTGCTACCTTTGCTATTTCTGACCACGCCTTATGTGCGGAAAAATGGCTTGGGATCTCCATTAGCCGCCTTTCAGCCGCGCCGTTGGAGTATTGTTGTCATTATCGTCACATTCGTGTTGATTTTTTTTCTGACCGTGAACCGCTATTTGTGGTTAGCGCTAGCCGCGATTATTACATTCTTGTTTCTGCGCCACCTCATGTTGCGCCGTATTGGCGGAACAACGGGCGATACCGCCGGCGCATTGGTGGAAATAGCCGAGACGGCTATCTTGTTGACTGCGGTGATTGCTATTCGATAA
- a CDS encoding CopD family protein, giving the protein MIDVIAAIARWFQLAANLTLLGSCIFLAIADTGKRAYLDPWIEKLERLFPWLAISIPMGLIVILTATITQATGNPDNLWQQDTWLGFINDTRVGQIWVWRISLATLLLFIVIYLRKSPRARWRYLLGAVIAALPLVAGSLTSHSATEELSLSIITPFALHLILAGVWFGALPAFLLLVYENNKSDKNKRITISEFETLRRFSAVALPAMLLIVVTGFIVADRMFDGYYAASVATSYGWLLSIKILILAVILFIAARVRAHWLPLLANSATAADADAGRAGVKKWVRIEFILALLLLLLATVIASTTPVKYALIENWPYPFRFSINATWNQPNVATQVWIGAFILILAAGAILLGKFRHWKYRRLIGIPTVLLVSGLAVALPPLTIQAYPETYRRPPVPFDATSVANGAALYAQHCVECHGFQGMGNGIKSRTLSTKLPDLLTEPHTVEHTPGDFYHWISYGMINTDMPGFADKLSDEDRWDLVNYVHALSRGYQARILAPEIIPNKAYVKPPVFSYAENNGSSGTLQDFRNHKTVLLVIFSWPQSRDRLEQLKQAYNQLSEQNVALLAVPAKELSDDEIVQITTELPFPVVTQSAAEIVTSYALSRRTISHPDIIGRGGNPDHMEFLIDRNGYMRARWIPAVDQSGWSDIATLRQQIGLLNREKMVIPYPEDYIR; this is encoded by the coding sequence ATGATAGATGTCATTGCGGCAATTGCACGTTGGTTTCAACTTGCAGCAAACCTGACTTTGTTAGGTAGTTGTATATTCTTAGCTATCGCGGATACTGGAAAACGAGCCTATCTGGATCCATGGATTGAAAAACTGGAGCGTTTGTTTCCGTGGCTGGCAATAAGTATCCCTATGGGTTTGATCGTCATACTGACTGCGACCATAACTCAAGCTACCGGAAATCCCGACAACTTATGGCAGCAGGATACCTGGTTGGGATTTATAAATGATACGCGTGTCGGTCAAATATGGGTCTGGCGTATTTCATTAGCTACCCTGCTGTTGTTCATCGTCATTTATCTTCGCAAATCTCCCAGAGCACGTTGGCGATATCTTTTAGGTGCAGTTATTGCTGCATTGCCATTAGTTGCGGGTTCACTGACAAGCCATTCCGCAACTGAAGAATTATCACTCTCGATAATTACACCTTTTGCTTTGCATCTCATCCTGGCAGGTGTTTGGTTCGGTGCATTACCGGCTTTTCTGCTGCTAGTTTACGAAAATAATAAAAGCGACAAAAACAAGCGAATAACCATTTCAGAATTTGAAACGCTAAGACGCTTTTCGGCCGTTGCTTTGCCTGCGATGCTATTGATTGTTGTAACCGGCTTTATAGTAGCTGACCGTATGTTCGATGGTTATTACGCAGCTTCCGTGGCAACGTCCTATGGCTGGTTATTAAGCATAAAAATATTGATTTTGGCTGTCATTCTTTTCATTGCAGCACGCGTACGCGCACATTGGTTGCCGTTATTGGCAAACAGCGCAACTGCGGCGGATGCTGATGCCGGTAGAGCAGGGGTAAAGAAATGGGTGCGCATCGAATTTATTCTGGCATTGCTATTGCTACTGCTGGCAACCGTCATCGCCAGTACCACGCCGGTAAAGTATGCATTAATTGAAAATTGGCCTTATCCGTTCCGTTTCTCGATCAATGCGACTTGGAATCAACCCAATGTTGCGACTCAAGTATGGATAGGCGCTTTTATTCTGATACTTGCAGCAGGAGCGATTTTGCTCGGTAAATTTCGTCATTGGAAATACCGGCGCTTAATTGGTATTCCAACCGTATTGTTGGTGTCAGGTCTTGCGGTTGCATTACCGCCGTTGACCATTCAAGCTTATCCGGAAACCTATCGCAGACCGCCGGTGCCTTTCGATGCAACGTCAGTAGCGAATGGTGCTGCTTTGTACGCACAGCATTGCGTGGAATGCCATGGTTTTCAGGGGATGGGCAATGGCATCAAATCCCGGACATTATCGACAAAATTGCCGGATCTGTTGACCGAACCACATACCGTGGAACATACACCGGGTGATTTCTATCATTGGATTAGTTACGGTATGATCAATACCGATATGCCAGGCTTTGCGGATAAGTTGTCCGATGAAGACCGCTGGGATCTGGTCAATTATGTGCATGCATTATCGCGAGGCTATCAAGCACGAATTCTAGCGCCAGAAATCATCCCAAACAAAGCGTATGTCAAACCACCGGTTTTTTCGTATGCGGAAAATAATGGCAGCAGCGGTACATTACAAGATTTCCGTAATCATAAAACCGTGCTATTGGTTATTTTTTCCTGGCCGCAATCGCGTGATCGCCTGGAACAGCTGAAGCAAGCGTATAACCAGTTGAGTGAGCAAAATGTGGCGTTACTGGCTGTACCTGCCAAGGAACTGAGCGACGATGAAATAGTGCAAATTACGACGGAGCTGCCTTTCCCGGTCGTAACGCAAAGCGCGGCTGAAATTGTGACGAGCTATGCATTATCGCGCCGCACAATCAGTCATCCGGATATCATCGGGCGGGGGGGGAATCCAGATCATATGGAATTTCTCATTGACCGCAACGGGTATATGCGCGCGCGTTGGATCCCAGCGGTAGATCAATCGGGCTGGTCGGATATCGCTACGCTGCGTCAGCAGATTGGCTTATTGAATCGCGAAAAAATGGTAATACCTTACCCGGAAGATTACATCCGTTAA
- a CDS encoding copper resistance protein CopC, whose product MQNKRSMFTTKKITIFASLLIIFSLAFEVKVAMAHASLVKSDPPRRATLSMPPKQIKLWFNEKIEGSYASVTVRDSNKNSITENTPESVADDPKSVVLSLPQIEPGRYTVHYRVMSVDGHVIESSFDFSVKNKM is encoded by the coding sequence ATGCAAAATAAGAGATCAATGTTTACAACTAAAAAGATCACTATTTTTGCTTCTTTGTTGATAATATTTTCTTTGGCATTTGAAGTAAAAGTGGCAATGGCTCATGCATCACTGGTCAAATCCGATCCACCGCGTAGAGCTACGCTTTCCATGCCTCCAAAACAGATAAAACTTTGGTTTAACGAAAAAATAGAAGGATCTTACGCATCAGTTACTGTGCGTGATTCAAATAAGAATTCGATAACTGAAAATACACCGGAAAGTGTTGCAGATGACCCAAAATCTGTTGTGCTAAGCTTACCGCAGATTGAACCGGGGCGTTACACTGTGCATTATCGTGTGATGTCTGTTGATGGTCATGTCATTGAATCGAGTTTCGATTTTAGCGTAAAAAATAAAATGTAG
- a CDS encoding methane monooxygenase/ammonia monooxygenase subunit B: MNIRSIFKLGVLGLYGAAIGAASLAMTLTVDVKTAAAHGERSQEPFLRMRSIQWYDLKWQPKVTKVNDIATMTGNFHLAEDWPRAVGKPTRAFFNVGSPSPVFVRLSTKLNGEPTFISGPLEIGRDYAFEVRLKARIPGRHHMHAMVNIKDAGPIAGPASWMNISGSWDDFTNPVTTLTGKTIDLETFNFSNGIFWHIVWLGLGCFWIGYFVAKPMFLPRSRVLLAYGDELLTSPTDRKVGLAVAILTCAIVWGGYRYTESVHPYTVPIQAGESKVAPLPIAPNPVAIKVTHANYDVPGRALRVTMEITNNGDSEVNIGEFTTAGVRFVNELGRKHLDPDYPRELVATGLTVDGDRGVQPGETREVKMEAKDALWEVQRLMALLGDPESRFGGLLMTWDQAGNRYINSIAGAVIPVFTKL; encoded by the coding sequence ATGAACATAAGAAGCATATTTAAACTGGGCGTATTAGGCCTGTATGGAGCAGCGATTGGAGCGGCATCGCTGGCGATGACGCTGACGGTAGACGTCAAGACGGCAGCGGCACACGGTGAGCGCTCACAAGAACCGTTCCTGCGCATGCGTAGTATTCAATGGTACGACTTGAAATGGCAACCGAAAGTCACCAAAGTGAACGACATTGCGACGATGACCGGTAACTTCCACTTAGCGGAAGACTGGCCCCGTGCGGTAGGTAAGCCAACCCGTGCATTTTTTAACGTAGGTAGCCCAAGCCCGGTGTTTGTACGTTTAAGCACCAAACTGAACGGCGAACCGACGTTTATTTCCGGCCCGCTGGAAATCGGTCGTGACTATGCATTTGAAGTCAGACTGAAAGCACGTATCCCTGGACGCCATCACATGCATGCGATGGTGAACATTAAAGATGCAGGTCCTATTGCAGGTCCGGCTTCTTGGATGAACATCTCCGGCAGCTGGGATGACTTTACCAACCCAGTGACCACACTGACCGGTAAAACCATTGACCTGGAAACGTTCAACTTCAGCAACGGCATATTCTGGCACATCGTATGGCTGGGCTTAGGTTGCTTCTGGATTGGCTACTTTGTAGCGAAACCGATGTTCCTACCGCGTAGCCGTGTACTGCTGGCGTATGGTGACGAATTATTAACCTCTCCAACCGACAGAAAAGTAGGTCTTGCAGTAGCTATTCTGACCTGCGCGATCGTTTGGGGCGGCTATCGTTACACCGAAAGCGTACACCCATACACAGTACCGATCCAAGCGGGCGAATCGAAAGTAGCACCGTTACCGATTGCACCGAACCCTGTTGCGATCAAAGTAACGCACGCTAACTACGACGTACCGGGCCGTGCACTGCGTGTAACGATGGAAATCACCAACAACGGTGACTCAGAAGTCAACATCGGTGAATTCACGACAGCGGGCGTACGCTTTGTGAACGAACTGGGCCGCAAACACCTGGATCCTGACTATCCAAGAGAACTGGTAGCAACTGGTTTGACGGTGGATGGCGACAGAGGTGTTCAACCTGGAGAAACCCGTGAAGTTAAGATGGAAGCCAAAGACGCGTTGTGGGAAGTACAACGTTTGATGGCGCTGTTGGGTGACCCGGAAAGCCGCTTTGGTGGCTTGCTGATGACCTGGGACCAAGCAGGCAATCGTTACATCAACAGTATTGCTGGTGCGGTAATTCCAGTCTTTACCAAACTGTAA
- a CDS encoding methane monooxygenase/ammonia monooxygenase subunit A has product MSRTDEILAAAKMVPEAVKMSRYIDAVYFPILCILLVGTYHMHFMLLAGDWDFWLDWKDRQWWPVVTPIVGIMYCAALMYYLWVNYRLPFGATLCIVCLLVGEWLTRYWGFYWWSHYPLNFVLPSTMIPGALMMDTILLLTGNWLITALLGGGFFGLFFYPGNWPIFGPTHLPVVVEGVLLSVADYTGFLYVRTGTPEYVRLIEQGSLRTFGGHTTVIAAFFAAFVSMLMFCVWWYFGKLYCTAFYYVKGERGRISMKNDVTAFGEKGFAQGIR; this is encoded by the coding sequence GTGAGTAGAACAGACGAAATTTTAGCAGCGGCGAAGATGGTGCCGGAAGCGGTCAAGATGTCCAGATACATAGATGCGGTATATTTTCCGATTCTGTGTATATTGCTGGTAGGAACCTATCACATGCACTTCATGCTGTTAGCAGGAGACTGGGATTTCTGGTTGGATTGGAAAGACCGTCAATGGTGGCCGGTAGTGACACCGATTGTAGGTATCATGTACTGTGCAGCACTGATGTATTACCTGTGGGTAAACTATCGCCTGCCATTTGGCGCGACACTCTGTATCGTATGCCTGTTAGTAGGTGAATGGCTGACCCGTTACTGGGGCTTCTACTGGTGGTCACACTATCCGCTCAACTTTGTACTGCCATCGACCATGATTCCAGGTGCGTTGATGATGGATACGATTTTACTGTTGACGGGTAACTGGCTGATCACAGCCCTGTTAGGCGGCGGCTTCTTTGGTTTATTCTTCTACCCGGGCAACTGGCCGATTTTTGGCCCAACCCACTTACCGGTGGTTGTTGAAGGCGTATTGCTGTCAGTAGCTGACTACACAGGTTTTCTGTACGTACGTACGGGTACACCTGAATACGTTCGCCTGATTGAGCAAGGCTCACTGCGTACCTTTGGTGGTCACACCACAGTGATTGCAGCGTTCTTCGCAGCATTCGTATCCATGCTGATGTTCTGCGTATGGTGGTACTTCGGTAAACTGTACTGCACCGCTTTCTACTATGTTAAAGGCGAAAGAGGACGCATATCAATGAAGAACGACGTAACCGCGTTTGGTGAAAAAGGCTTTGCACAGGGGATTAGATAA
- a CDS encoding methane monooxygenase/ammonia monooxygenase subunit C produces MATTYGTSSASSASYDMSLWYDSKYYKLGMLTMLLVAIFWIWYQRTFAYSHGMDSMEPEFDKVWMGLWRVHMTLMPLFALVTWGWILKTRDTKEQLDNLDTKLEIKRYFYWMMWLGVYLFGVYWGGSFFTEQDASWHQVIIRDTSFTPSHVVVFYGSFPMYIVCGVASYLYAMTRLPLYSRGTSFPLVMAIAGPLMILPNVGLNEWGHAFWFMEELFSAPLHWGFVILGWAGLFSGGIAAQIITRYSNLTDVTWNGQSREILNNRIVP; encoded by the coding sequence ATGGCAACAACCTATGGCACGTCAAGTGCATCAAGCGCAAGCTATGACATGTCGCTGTGGTACGACTCGAAGTACTACAAGCTGGGCATGTTAACAATGCTGTTGGTAGCGATATTCTGGATCTGGTACCAAAGGACGTTTGCATACTCACACGGTATGGACTCGATGGAACCGGAATTTGACAAGGTATGGATGGGACTGTGGCGCGTTCACATGACCCTGATGCCGCTGTTTGCGTTGGTAACCTGGGGCTGGATACTGAAGACCCGCGACACCAAAGAACAACTGGACAATCTGGACACCAAACTGGAAATTAAACGTTATTTCTACTGGATGATGTGGCTGGGTGTGTATCTGTTTGGTGTTTACTGGGGCGGTAGCTTCTTCACCGAGCAAGACGCATCGTGGCACCAAGTGATTATTCGTGACACCAGCTTCACACCAAGTCACGTAGTGGTGTTCTACGGCTCATTCCCGATGTACATCGTGTGTGGCGTAGCATCCTACCTGTACGCGATGACCCGTCTGCCGTTATACAGCCGCGGTACATCATTCCCGCTGGTTATGGCGATTGCCGGCCCGCTGATGATTCTGCCAAACGTAGGTTTGAACGAATGGGGTCACGCATTCTGGTTCATGGAAGAATTGTTCAGCGCGCCACTGCACTGGGGCTTTGTAATTCTGGGCTGGGCAGGTTTATTCTCGGGCGGTATTGCAGCACAAATCATCACCCGTTACTCGAACCTGACCGACGTAACCTGGAATGGTCAAAGCAGAGAGATTCTGAACAACAGAATCGTACCTTAA